The Candidatus Acidiferrales bacterium genome contains the following window.
CGGTCCTACCAGTATAGAGAACATCGTCGACGAGCAACAGATCACGATCGTCGACGGGAAACGCAATCTCGCTGGATTGCACAACGGGCTGCGGCGCGACAGTCGAAAGATCATCGCGGTAAAGGGTGATGTCCAGCGTGCCGACAGGGACTCCAGCCTTCGACGATGCACGAATGGATTTGGCGAGGCGTTCGGCCAGCGGGATGCCACGACGGCGCACGCCAATGAGTGCCAGATCCTTCGCACCGCCTGTCTTCTCCACGATCTCATGTGCCAAGCGGTCGAGCGTGCGTCGAATCTCGTCCGCGGACATGAGCTGGCGTTTTTCGATGACGCGCATGGGCGCATTATCGTAACACAGAGAGGGAAAA
Protein-coding sequences here:
- the pyrR gene encoding bifunctional pyr operon transcriptional regulator/uracil phosphoribosyltransferase PyrR codes for the protein MRVIEKRQLMSADEIRRTLDRLAHEIVEKTGGAKDLALIGVRRRGIPLAERLAKSIRASSKAGVPVGTLDITLYRDDLSTVAPQPVVQSSEIAFPVDDRDLLLVDDVLYTGRTVRAAMNGLFDLGRPRRIQLCVLIDRGHRELPIEATFVGRAVETSDTEIIEVRLTEIDKEERVVVMDRVD